One Borreliella chilensis DNA window includes the following coding sequences:
- a CDS encoding transcription-repair coupling factor, protein MNIDEILTTILKNNSNLKKMKEYLEQNTFFSLTGYEGFFKAFLINRIKEYSKTGKIILIVKDELTLDKIKNDLKIITNQIFEFNYFSPLVYKGIGSKSTIFNERAKFLINLYKKTPGIYITVLTSLLSRIPDRNTLLKEVFKITKNTKINTTKIEKTLVKLGYEKTFRVTIPGEFTIKGEIIDLYSFGEQNPIRIVLNFDKIEEIRKFNPLTQLKQDDEILEFQIIPKKEIIWNNENIYNLETKIETAEYKKFIEELHLKKETKTEEMFYPLVANTYLSDEIEKHIPIVNFEINNFEKEIEKIRQEYENLYKEAKEAGKNIIDPKRILLNSKNFNLKSDVLFSKIKSSKSKEIVEFKIESQRSFFSNIMLAKEEFKNWLKNGFKIIIAAESESQKEKLKYIFKELPKVTIEVLKISSSLILEKEKIAIILESNIFNTGQKINKVFESSKTKAIDSFIEIEKNSHVVHINHGIGIFRQIKRIKTSSIEKDYIEIEYAEGEKLFIPIEQTNLIQKYIGSESKNVKLDKISSKTWIKNKANAKKRIEEIADKLIELYSKRESAKGIKYPKDNELQLLFESEFPYDETPDQITAIKEIKKDMMSFKVMDRLLCGDVGFGKTEVAMRAAFKAVMGNKQVIVLSPTTILAEQHFNTFEKRFKNFPIKIEVLSRFTNKNAEKRILKELKSGEIDIIIGTHKILSKKFACKSLGLIIIDEEQRFGVKEKEKLKEIKISVDCLALSATPIPRSLHMSLIKLRDISVLKIPPKNRVKIETYLESFNELLIKHAIESELSRDGQVFLVNHNIEELHYLKTLIEKLTPYARIAIIHGKLTGEEIEGIMHNFIKKAYQILLATTIIENGIDIPNANTIIINNANKFGLAQLYQLKGRVGRGSEKAYAYFLYQDSGKLNERSIERLRAITEFSELGSGFKIAMKDMEIRGVGNLLGREQHGEIESIGLDCYLTMLNKAIEKKMGKISSEEDIDIEINYSGFIPDNYAKNEQSKILIYKKIFEIQTEEENKKIREEIHNNFGPIPKEINSLLMLTELKILAKKLNIAKLKETNRTLEIEYKNTESIPMEKIIEILQKHPNLLGLNPSNQKSIFLSLKNIEKSEKINYIYKNINLLKENT, encoded by the coding sequence ATGAATATAGATGAAATACTAACAACAATATTAAAAAATAATTCCAATTTAAAAAAAATGAAAGAATATTTAGAACAAAACACATTTTTTTCATTAACAGGATATGAAGGATTTTTCAAAGCTTTCTTAATTAACAGAATCAAAGAATATAGTAAAACCGGAAAAATAATATTAATAGTTAAAGATGAGCTTACATTAGATAAAATCAAAAATGATTTAAAAATAATTACAAATCAAATATTTGAATTTAACTATTTTAGTCCGCTTGTATATAAAGGGATTGGTTCAAAAAGCACGATTTTTAACGAAAGAGCTAAATTCCTGATCAATCTTTATAAAAAAACTCCTGGGATATACATTACAGTCTTAACATCATTGCTCAGCAGAATACCTGATAGAAATACCTTATTAAAGGAGGTATTCAAAATTACAAAAAATACTAAAATTAACACAACAAAAATTGAAAAAACTCTTGTAAAATTAGGGTATGAAAAAACATTCAGAGTAACAATTCCAGGAGAATTTACAATAAAAGGAGAAATTATAGACCTATACTCTTTTGGAGAACAAAACCCAATAAGAATTGTACTAAACTTTGATAAAATAGAAGAAATAAGAAAATTCAATCCTTTAACCCAATTAAAACAAGATGATGAAATTTTAGAATTCCAAATTATTCCAAAAAAAGAAATTATTTGGAATAATGAAAATATTTATAACTTAGAAACAAAGATTGAAACTGCTGAATATAAAAAATTTATTGAGGAGTTGCATTTAAAAAAAGAAACAAAAACAGAAGAAATGTTTTATCCACTAGTAGCAAATACTTATTTAAGTGATGAAATTGAAAAACATATACCTATTGTCAACTTTGAAATTAACAATTTTGAAAAAGAAATTGAAAAAATACGCCAAGAGTATGAAAATCTTTACAAAGAAGCAAAAGAAGCTGGTAAAAATATAATTGATCCAAAAAGGATTCTCTTAAATTCCAAAAACTTCAATCTAAAAAGCGATGTCTTATTCTCAAAAATTAAAAGTTCTAAATCTAAAGAAATTGTAGAATTTAAAATTGAAAGCCAGAGAAGCTTTTTTTCAAATATTATGCTTGCAAAAGAAGAATTCAAAAATTGGCTAAAAAATGGATTTAAAATCATTATTGCAGCAGAATCTGAATCACAAAAAGAAAAACTTAAATATATTTTCAAAGAATTACCAAAAGTAACAATTGAGGTTTTAAAAATATCTAGCTCTTTAATATTAGAAAAAGAAAAAATTGCCATTATTCTTGAATCAAACATCTTCAATACAGGTCAAAAAATAAACAAAGTCTTTGAATCTTCAAAAACAAAAGCTATTGATTCTTTCATTGAAATTGAAAAAAATAGCCATGTGGTTCACATAAACCATGGAATTGGCATATTCAGGCAAATAAAAAGAATAAAAACAAGCTCTATTGAAAAGGACTATATTGAGATTGAGTACGCCGAAGGAGAAAAACTATTTATTCCAATAGAACAAACAAATTTAATCCAAAAATACATTGGTAGTGAGTCTAAAAATGTAAAATTAGACAAAATTAGTTCTAAGACATGGATAAAAAATAAAGCGAACGCAAAAAAAAGAATCGAAGAGATTGCAGACAAATTAATAGAACTTTACTCAAAAAGAGAAAGTGCCAAAGGCATTAAATATCCAAAAGATAACGAATTACAACTGTTATTTGAATCTGAATTTCCATACGATGAAACTCCAGATCAAATAACAGCAATAAAAGAAATCAAAAAAGACATGATGAGCTTTAAGGTAATGGATCGCCTTCTTTGTGGAGATGTTGGATTTGGAAAAACTGAAGTAGCAATGAGAGCCGCATTTAAAGCTGTAATGGGCAACAAGCAGGTTATTGTCCTTTCACCAACAACTATTCTAGCAGAACAGCATTTCAATACATTTGAAAAAAGATTCAAAAATTTTCCAATCAAAATTGAAGTATTAAGCAGATTTACAAACAAAAACGCAGAAAAACGAATTTTAAAAGAATTAAAAAGTGGAGAAATTGATATCATAATAGGAACACATAAAATTCTTTCAAAAAAATTCGCCTGCAAAAGTTTGGGATTAATAATAATTGATGAAGAGCAAAGATTTGGCGTAAAGGAAAAAGAAAAACTTAAAGAAATAAAAATTTCTGTTGATTGTCTTGCTCTTTCTGCAACACCAATTCCTAGATCTCTTCACATGTCACTAATTAAACTAAGAGATATTTCTGTTTTAAAAATCCCACCTAAAAACAGGGTAAAAATAGAAACTTATTTAGAGTCCTTTAATGAACTTTTAATAAAACATGCGATTGAAAGTGAACTATCTCGAGATGGTCAAGTTTTTTTAGTAAACCATAATATTGAAGAATTGCACTATTTAAAAACACTAATTGAAAAATTAACTCCTTATGCAAGAATTGCAATAATTCATGGAAAACTCACAGGTGAAGAAATTGAAGGAATAATGCACAATTTTATTAAAAAAGCATATCAAATTCTATTGGCAACAACAATAATTGAAAATGGCATAGATATTCCAAATGCAAATACAATAATAATCAATAATGCAAATAAGTTTGGACTAGCGCAGCTATATCAACTAAAAGGGAGAGTTGGAAGAGGCTCTGAAAAAGCTTATGCTTATTTTTTGTATCAAGACAGTGGAAAACTAAATGAACGCTCTATTGAAAGGCTAAGAGCAATAACCGAATTTTCAGAACTAGGATCAGGATTTAAAATAGCAATGAAAGATATGGAAATAAGAGGAGTTGGGAATTTGCTTGGCAGAGAACAGCATGGAGAAATTGAATCGATTGGATTAGATTGCTACCTAACAATGTTAAACAAAGCAATTGAAAAAAAAATGGGAAAAATTTCATCAGAAGAAGACATTGATATTGAAATTAATTACAGCGGCTTTATTCCTGATAATTATGCAAAAAATGAACAATCCAAAATACTAATCTACAAAAAAATCTTTGAAATTCAAACCGAAGAAGAAAATAAAAAGATAAGAGAAGAAATCCATAATAATTTTGGACCCATTCCTAAAGAAATAAATAGCTTACTAATGTTGACTGAACTTAAGATTTTAGCAAAAAAATTAAACATAGCAAAACTAAAAGAAACAAATAGAACTTTAGAAATAGAATATAAAAATACAGAGAGCATTCCTATGGAAAAAATAATAGAAATACTTCAAAAACATCCTAATTTATTAGGATTAAATCCATCAAATCAAAAATCAATCTTTTTAAGCTTAAAAAATATTGAAAAATCTGAGAAAATAAATTATATATATAAAAATATTAACTTACTAAAAGAAAACACATAG
- a CDS encoding N-acetylmuramoyl-L-alanine amidase, with protein sequence MQIIELIILLYFIIISPMNLNADFEYKVVKGDTLFSIAIKHKVKVSDLKRINKLNSDNIRADQILIIPSNSNLNQNITHKVNRSLDLVESVNKSVVFYTIKEGDTIESVSKLVGLSQEEIIAWNNLGSKDLKVGMKLILTEPDFLKPYVVKKGDSLSQLSQDFNISSKDILKFNFLNDNKLKIGQQLFLKKAAKNVNFHYVKRGETLGRIAYIYGITAKDLVTLNGNRAVNLKAGSLLNVLKVVNSDLEKPVERDLKIEKKTDNQFIYHSVAVGETLYSIARHYGVLIEDLKNWNNLSSNNIMHDQKLKIFDKKLLSGSLAIESKNDLYLKNKVDSITNSSDKVQTIVNLPSSKNKKLNLNTFGTTNQGFFDISSLVILDSKIPIFEVVGDFYYWYRPRKVSQPSEFYSEDWHSPLNSYKKATQLFKSFEKLVNSRFNKRSKLKDKLIILDPGHGGLDPGAIVKSRDGLGNEVFVVEDEYVYDIALRLYVYLKEEGANVELTILAPDHLIRNSVSANNTFVNVKNEVYNDYDLNKNDTVDSWISGTPSGLKKRLVVVKNIVSKYKHIKDKDIVFFSLHADNSIGAPKSMGFYYQKDDEKKYDIHSKSIAEKITEGMKRSFYIKGQNLHVLRNNIVMTKLLIEVRNLAFPEEAWSIRSSKLRDQDSKILANGILKIFESN encoded by the coding sequence TTGCAAATCATAGAACTTATCATTTTATTATATTTCATAATAATAAGTCCTATGAATCTTAATGCTGATTTTGAATATAAGGTTGTAAAAGGAGATACTCTTTTTTCAATTGCGATTAAGCATAAAGTTAAAGTAAGCGATCTTAAAAGAATCAATAAACTTAATTCTGACAATATTAGGGCAGATCAAATATTAATTATTCCAAGCAATTCTAATTTAAATCAAAATATTACCCATAAAGTTAATCGTTCTCTTGATTTGGTAGAATCTGTTAATAAAAGTGTGGTTTTTTATACTATAAAAGAGGGTGACACTATTGAGAGTGTTTCAAAACTTGTTGGGCTAAGCCAAGAAGAGATAATAGCTTGGAACAATTTGGGATCTAAAGATCTTAAAGTTGGAATGAAGCTTATATTAACCGAGCCTGATTTTTTAAAGCCTTATGTAGTTAAAAAAGGAGATTCGCTGTCACAACTTTCTCAAGATTTTAATATTAGCTCTAAAGATATTTTAAAATTTAATTTTCTTAATGATAATAAGTTAAAAATTGGCCAACAGCTTTTTTTAAAGAAAGCTGCTAAGAATGTTAATTTTCATTATGTTAAAAGAGGAGAAACTCTTGGCAGAATAGCTTATATTTATGGCATTACTGCTAAAGATCTTGTAACCCTTAATGGTAATCGAGCTGTTAATCTTAAAGCAGGTTCATTGCTAAATGTTTTAAAGGTTGTAAATAGTGATTTAGAAAAGCCTGTTGAGAGAGATTTGAAAATTGAGAAAAAAACAGATAATCAATTTATCTATCATTCAGTTGCTGTAGGTGAGACTTTGTATAGCATTGCCAGACATTATGGTGTTTTGATTGAAGATCTTAAAAATTGGAATAATTTAAGTAGCAATAATATTATGCACGATCAAAAATTGAAAATTTTTGATAAAAAACTTTTATCTGGGTCTTTGGCAATTGAGTCTAAGAATGATTTGTATCTTAAAAACAAGGTTGATTCTATTACTAATTCTTCTGATAAAGTTCAAACAATAGTTAATCTTCCTTCAAGTAAAAACAAAAAGCTGAATTTGAATACTTTTGGTACTACCAATCAAGGCTTTTTTGATATTAGCTCTTTGGTTATTTTGGACTCTAAAATACCAATATTTGAGGTTGTTGGCGATTTCTATTATTGGTATAGACCCAGAAAGGTAAGTCAGCCAAGTGAATTTTATTCAGAAGATTGGCATTCTCCTTTAAATTCTTATAAAAAAGCAACTCAACTTTTTAAAAGTTTTGAGAAGTTGGTAAATTCTAGATTTAATAAAAGATCAAAACTTAAAGATAAGTTAATAATTCTTGACCCTGGGCATGGGGGTCTTGATCCTGGAGCTATTGTTAAGTCTAGAGATGGGCTTGGAAACGAAGTTTTTGTTGTTGAGGATGAATATGTTTATGATATTGCCTTAAGGCTTTACGTATATCTTAAAGAAGAGGGGGCCAATGTTGAACTTACTATTTTAGCTCCTGATCATTTGATTAGAAATAGTGTTTCTGCTAACAATACTTTTGTTAATGTGAAAAATGAAGTTTACAATGATTATGATTTAAATAAAAACGATACCGTTGATTCTTGGATCAGTGGTACTCCATCAGGACTTAAAAAAAGACTAGTAGTTGTTAAAAACATTGTTAGTAAATATAAACATATTAAAGATAAGGATATAGTTTTTTTTAGTTTGCATGCGGATAATAGCATTGGAGCGCCTAAGAGTATGGGGTTTTATTATCAAAAAGATGACGAGAAAAAATATGATATTCATTCAAAGTCTATAGCAGAAAAAATTACAGAAGGAATGAAACGAAGTTTTTATATTAAGGGCCAAAATCTTCATGTTTTGAGAAACAATATAGTAATGACTAAGCTTTTAATAGAAGTTAGAAATTTAGCATTTCCAGAGGAAGCTTGGTCTATTAGATCTTCTAAACTTAGAGATCAAGATTCCAAAATTCTTGCTAATGGGATTTTAAAAATATTTGAAAGTAATTGA
- a CDS encoding aminopeptidase, with the protein MVHDKTLEPKFFQSLLDNSPTPYHLVNYIENKLINYFNAQQLKLDEKWKLETGSYYIKKEGTSLIAFNIDVEKKYEPFVIATAHTDSPGLKLKIDAIEKTSGVFYSHIEVYGSPIISTWIDRNLSLAGIVYFKKNELIDSKLINIENIGIIPNLAIHLNRQINEGFRYNTHDNLTVINSTKKTIKDKILEQLEIKNESFLSCDLIFTESQPSQIIGTEGEFLASKNLDNKSGCHAIMNSYVHTNNNKNKIAVFFDNEEIGSLTSRGADSNFLSEVLERIDLALNLTREEHLIKTNKSFNISIDSVHGVHPGYTLKHDPNYQATLSKGVVVKNSANFRYATTSTGFAKLKNLAIKNNVKIQEIIMKANVPSGTTIGPISNARTGIETIDIGTPMWAMHSIRETVSIVDHIEAIKLLRAFFENGI; encoded by the coding sequence ATGGTGCACGATAAAACACTAGAGCCAAAATTTTTTCAAAGTTTACTAGACAATAGTCCTACCCCTTATCACTTAGTAAACTATATTGAAAATAAATTAATAAATTATTTTAATGCGCAACAATTAAAACTTGATGAAAAATGGAAACTCGAAACAGGATCGTATTACATAAAAAAAGAAGGAACTAGTCTTATTGCCTTCAATATTGATGTCGAAAAAAAATATGAACCGTTTGTAATAGCAACAGCACATACAGACAGTCCGGGATTGAAATTAAAAATAGATGCAATAGAAAAAACAAGTGGTGTATTTTACAGTCATATTGAAGTTTATGGTAGCCCAATAATTTCTACTTGGATTGACAGAAACTTAAGCTTGGCAGGAATTGTATATTTTAAAAAAAATGAGTTGATTGATTCAAAATTAATCAATATTGAAAACATAGGAATTATTCCAAACCTTGCAATCCATTTAAACCGACAAATTAACGAAGGATTTAGATATAATACTCATGACAATTTAACAGTAATTAACAGCACGAAAAAAACAATAAAAGACAAAATATTAGAACAACTTGAAATAAAAAATGAAAGTTTTCTATCTTGTGATCTAATATTCACAGAATCACAGCCCTCCCAAATAATAGGAACTGAAGGAGAATTTTTAGCTTCAAAAAATCTTGATAACAAATCGGGATGCCATGCAATTATGAATTCTTATGTTCATACAAATAATAATAAAAATAAAATAGCTGTATTTTTTGATAACGAAGAAATAGGATCTTTAACCTCAAGAGGAGCTGATTCCAATTTTTTATCAGAAGTTCTAGAAAGAATTGACCTTGCTCTTAACTTAACAAGAGAAGAACATCTAATAAAAACAAACAAATCATTTAATATATCAATTGACAGTGTCCATGGTGTTCATCCAGGATATACATTAAAACATGATCCAAACTATCAAGCAACTCTAAGTAAAGGCGTAGTTGTAAAAAATAGCGCCAATTTTCGATACGCAACAACTTCAACAGGATTTGCAAAATTGAAAAATTTGGCTATTAAAAATAATGTTAAAATTCAAGAAATAATAATGAAAGCAAATGTTCCTTCAGGGACAACAATTGGCCCAATCTCAAATGCAAGAACTGGAATAGAAACTATTGATATTGGAACACCAATGTGGGCAATGCACTCCATACGAGAAACAGTATCAATAGTTGACCATATAGAAGCAATTAAATTGCTAAGAGCTTTCTTTGAAAATGGAATTTAA
- a CDS encoding lipoprotein, with protein MRKWLFSLGFLFIFFACSSNVEIELRDDFSGIISMVVNVNGEFEKIRKELLTTLVGGEVANMSLFPVEEIKKYFRNEGEKSGLKLLSIKTQGDSINLVVKFDNLIKTLSGYMEKSNMPVFRIEKRGGKNIIDLDINLENATKNINENKEYISDALAALLPSDEIPMSSKEYKDVLVYFLSDFTSKASELIDNSKLNLTVKTSRNIQEQFGFKQIDSNTLKFEIDMVKGLSLETPIKLRLVY; from the coding sequence ATGAGAAAATGGCTTTTCAGCTTAGGGTTTTTGTTTATTTTTTTTGCTTGTAGTTCTAATGTTGAAATCGAGTTAAGAGATGATTTTAGTGGTATTATTTCAATGGTTGTCAATGTTAATGGAGAATTTGAAAAAATTAGAAAAGAACTCTTAACAACTTTGGTGGGGGGAGAAGTTGCAAATATGTCTCTTTTTCCTGTAGAAGAAATAAAAAAGTATTTTAGAAATGAGGGGGAGAAGTCTGGACTTAAGCTTTTAAGTATTAAAACTCAAGGGGATTCTATTAATTTAGTTGTTAAGTTTGATAATTTAATTAAAACTTTAAGTGGTTATATGGAAAAATCCAATATGCCTGTGTTTAGGATAGAAAAAAGAGGTGGTAAGAATATTATTGATCTTGACATTAATTTGGAAAATGCTACTAAGAATATTAATGAAAATAAAGAGTATATTAGTGATGCGCTTGCAGCTCTTTTACCATCGGATGAGATTCCAATGTCTTCAAAAGAATATAAAGATGTTTTGGTGTATTTTTTATCTGATTTTACTTCCAAAGCAAGTGAGCTTATTGACAATTCAAAACTTAATCTTACAGTTAAGACTTCTAGGAATATTCAAGAACAATTTGGATTCAAGCAGATTGATTCAAACACACTGAAGTTTGAAATAGACATGGTTAAAGGATTAAGTCTTGAAACACCAATAAAACTTAGATTAGTTTATTGA